Within the Debaryomyces hansenii CBS767 chromosome E complete sequence genome, the region TTGTTGAGCTTGTTGCATCATTCCAGGGTTTTGTCTCATCATTTGTTGAGCCTGTTGTATCATGTTAGGATTATTCATCATGGATGACATATCCGGCATACCTCCAGCGCCACCAGCACCACCAGCACCACCAGCGCCACCAAACATACTCATGGCTTGTTGCATGAAACCTGGATTTTGCTGAGCCTGTTGCATCATTCTGGCCATATTGTTTCCACCAGCACCGGGAGCACCGGGAGCACCTGGAGCACTTTGAGGTCCACCCATATTTTTAGCGTTAACGGCCATAGCACTCATCATTCTTTGCTGTTGTAAGACCATTTCAACCTCAACTGCCGAACAACCTGCTCCTCTAGCTACTctgataattctttctGGTTGTTGAGTGAAGATACGCCCGTCACTGTCTAATTCTTTGGTAGTCATCGAGTCCATTATGTAAATCATATTTTTGATCTTGGAACTAGTTTCTTCTTCGCCTACTTGGGACATTATGTTCGACATACCTGGAATCATGGAAGCAATGTTCGTTAAGGGTCCCATTTTCATGAAGTTATTCATCTGGGTTTGGAAGTCTCTTAAAGTAAACTTACcttctttaaaattttcaatggtCTTTTTATGAGACTCGTCATCTTGCAAGTTTAAGGACTGAACATGTTCGATTAATGACTGAATGTCACCAATACctaataatttggaaataaaaGATGTTGGTTTAAAAATCTCTAAGTCGGTAGCATGTTCACCTGTACCTATGAAAACAATTGGGGTTTTTGTTGTTGCCACTGCAGAGATAGCACCACCACCTCTAGCATGTCCATCCATCTTGGTCAAAATAATGGAACCAAACTGCGAACTTTCCTTGAAGGCTTTAGCTTGAGATTCAGCAGCTTGACCGATAGAACCATCCATAACCATAATTGTTTGGGTAGGAACAATCATTTCTGAAATTTGGATCatttcattgaataatgacTGCTCTTGCTTATGTCTACCAGAAGTATCAACGATAATTATATCGAACTTTTCttgtttgaatttgacGACACCCTCATATGCAACTTTTACGGGATCAGTCTCTATGTATGACCCATAGTATGGAATAGAAGATTTAATAGCATTTTGcttcaattgatcaaatgCTCCAGCTCTGAAGGTATCGGCACATACTAACCCTACCTTATAACCTCTCTTCTTGTAGTATACGGCTAATTTTGTACACGATGTGGTTTTACCAGCCCCTTGTAAACCAACAAACATAATAACATGCGACTCACCAGTAACCTTAGTAGCCTTCTTGCCTCTTAGGGTTTTGGACTTTTGCTGTTGTTGggataatttttttggttttggtgGTTCTTCATGGGAATCCACTAACGAACATAATTCATCAAACACTATCTTCTGTAACTTCTTCCTTTTATTGGTAGaactttcttcatcattaatcTGCGTCTTGACTTTGGCTTTAATATTATCTCTTAATTTGGCCACCAATTTGATGTTAACGTCtgattctaataatgcGTTACAAATGTCTTTGATCATCGACTGAATTTCAGTCTCTGATCCAGATTCAACATTAGATAATGCCCCTCTAAGACGTGATCCTAAATCTGCTAAAACCATGTTCTTATAGTATATTTAAGAAGTAATGTCTTGTAGTCAGTAAATTCGGTATTAGTAGTGGTGGACATAAATCtcataatttttcatcgCGACGTCGAATTTTCTAcattcattgaaattggtACTCTTACTATTCAAATACGTACCATAAATTACAATTATACAGCTATACTGCTGACAACTGTCTAGAACACTTGTACATacaaaagaatatatataccaTAGAATATCATGCTCTGTTGTCTAGTTTGATGAATATGTAGATTTAATGTTTAATGTTTACAGTTCATCAATTGCATTGTATGctaaatatttgaaatgacATGCATTCATATATTATAAGAGTAAATACATACCAGTACGATATATACTGGGATATGTACATTATGCTATACTTGGCGAACCGGTCGCCATGATTAGGTAAATGGTAAATGGGTACAATGAGACAGAGTCAGTCTCAAAAACTATGGATATTTTGGACTCGTAGGGATGCGTAGGAACCGACAAAGCAGCCTAAATGTTGAATAACAACGTATCcatcaattttaaatctGATTCAAGATTAACCACAGGCAATTCAAAGTCGTAGTCCAAGTCTAGGTAGCTAAATGGTATTATTGTACAGGGGGCCCCTAAATTATCGTCGTCCACAGTACTGGCAGACGTCCAACTAAGTGTAGACCCCCTATTGACAGTATTCATGCCTCCTGGGCTGATAAGTTCGTTTGGAATATTAGTTGTGTGTTTATGAACATCTCCATTCTTTTTTACTTTTCCACTGTCCAGCTTCTTTTGAAGTACATGgccaaaatcaaacaatGCTTCAATCTCTATTATGGATGGGTTATGTTTGCTTTGTTTTCTGGAAGAATATGTTGTTTCAATGCATCGTTTCATAGCTTAGACCTAAACTACTCTATGCCCTAAactttttaatttttcgCCCAAATctaagtatatatatttatatatttatatatttacatAAGTCACCTTTGATGTAATTACATGTTCTATTGCATTAATAATGGTTCCCCATATCAAATTTGCCATGGCTCAGCTATACAGCGTTTCAGAGGCCTCATTATCGCACTCTCAAAATGTTAATAGCCATTGATTGATGCTTATCTATCCAATCATATTTAGCGAACGGAATTTAGATCGTGGGGAATTTTAATCTATTTTGCATATCCGCTTTCTCACTACGATATGGCATTATTGCAATTATAATTCGTTAGGGTCTGTCGCGATTATGTAATGGGGATGTACGGACCATCCTTGGGCATGCGATAGCAGGCTGTTATCGTGTGAATAACGCCGGTTCGAATGCCGAACCAAGCTATGGAGCGGCACTATCGGGTGTATATGTGCATTTTAGgtgtatatatttttataggGAAAAGTAGTATTAGCGGATTATTACTAGTATATCTTTCTATACAGCATATCTAATGCTCTTTATTCTTCGTCAGATTGGCTGACGGACGCATCGTCTTCGTCACtagattcttcttcttcggaGTCAGATGACTCGTCGGAGACGATAATGAAAGTATCGTCGTCGTCTTCAGACTCGAACTCATATGTTATGGGAACATGGACTGGGTTTGACTGGTCTGCAATCAAGAGGTCTATTTCGTCTAAATCAGTTTCCTCGAAATCTTCGTCGATCTCCATTTTTTCTTCCACTAATCTTTCCCATTCTGAATCGTCGCCAATGGAGTATTCGCTGTCTTCATCTTCCGGGTCCTGATCTGAGTCCTGATCCCCTGATTCTTCTTTGGTAGGTTCTTCGATATCTTCGCTGTAGTTGAAGATTTGGCCAAATTCACCTCTGATTAAGCTCAATAAGGAAACACCTAAAATCAAGCATGGCACTATGTACAACAAGGCAGGCTGACCTACCTGGTACACATACAAGACTGAAACGGTCAATAATAATCCAatgaaatatgaaataaTGCTGACAACAAAGTATGGCTTAGGGTAGCTCTGTAAATGGTGAAATGACTTTCCATTAGCTTCGTGATGCTTGAATAAGTCGTATCTGAGACATAATGCGACGAACGCACCTGGGATGACGATATCCCCAAGTCCAAGTATAGACATTGGGGTATCCCAATGACGAGAGTCAGTTAATACTTCGTACAAGTCAACAAACACATTGCTGGCATAAATAGCGGGGCTGCGTGGAATAAGAATTTTGATCGGGATATCTAAACCAGTAGCAACAGTAACCATGACTTTTGTACCAAAAACAAAGTAAATATCGTAGAAGAACAACCCAACTAACAATATAAATGCAACTCTAAAACTAGAGATCCTTGTATGATTTATTCCAAACACAGCAAAGTTGATACCTAAAATATCAGAGATCATCCAATTGGTTTGATTTAATGGGTACTGAGAATTTAAGATTGGGTTGAATCTATAGAACCCATAACTGACAAATATACTGACGGGAAGAATGAgtaaaaattttaaatcaaaaaagcAATTAATAAGTTGGTTTTCTGtcttaattaaatttggtTTGATAACCTTCACTCCAACCTTTCTCAAATGACGCAACAcctttttgaatttggtCTTGTCGATAGGTTCAACCACACCCAATGGAAAATTGTCCACGTCCTTCGATAATGTCAATCTGTACCTATGGAAAATAGGTTGAAGGTTGAAACAATTctgaattcttcttgtaaaGACAGTCAACAAGTAATGATACGTAAGATAGTTTGGAAATAAGCTCATTCCTAAAATGTACCAGTTTAAGCCAACCATAAGGCTATCCTTGTCAAAATGCGTTAAACCGTAGTATAAGCCGTACAATACAACGGAGCCTATCAAAGGCAAGCTTAAGGCATGTTTCCATCCAATAGACTCAATATTGAGCATCTCAAGGTCACTATTCGTTGACTTGTAATAATTACAATTGTCATTGTCTGTACCATCCCATTTGGCTTGCATATCTTCGTTGGGATCAAGTGCATTCACAGGCTTACTGATTGTCGTATATGCTCCCATTACCACGCAGCTCAATGCAATGCTAATAAGTAACACGAAGGAGATTATTTCATAATTGATCTGACTATTAATGAAGTTGCTTGGGTTATAGAGTTTATAAGGTGCAAGAATAGATAGtttatcaatcaaatttaattgatcGAAATGAAGCGTAGTAGTATTGACGTCTGTATAGTTCATATCCAATGGTCTCTTTCTTTGCCACCGTCGATTATACTACAATTCTTTTTACTAGGCCAATTTGGTAACACTATTCTATGATGGCAAGCGGGCAGAATGTCGCAAATAAAACGACATAGGTCCCAAGATCGGTCACGACATTTTAACATATTCGGTACCTTTTGCCTATGATGCAAGTGAAGTATAGTCCATATATTGATAGATTAGGTATTTATATGGTATATACTAGGTTACTGACCTCCCAGCAATGATAAACGAACATTCGATATGCATAAGTCATGATATGTTGGACGGcttaaattaatcaatCGGACGttaaaaatttcataaaaACATGGTCATCAAGTCACCAGATTCAATTAACCAGTTTGCTATATATAGTcgaaaattatttcaaccCGACTAAAATCgaaaaatgattatatgataataaacTGAGGTATTATATGGATTGatacaatatatatttgatatgaCAAATACagatgatatttttgaaagaataataGAGTCTCTGAATTCATCTCGAAACAATTCTATTTCGCTACCTTGTAACAATGAGGATTATGTGGCCCCTATATTGGATTACACTTCAGAAGTATTTAGTAATCCTAACATTGAATACAACCATATTCATTTAGTTTGCTGTGACGGCGAACCACATGCACATCCGGCCAAGGTACCATTGAGACGTTGGTCAAGATCTCGGTCGATTGTGAGTAAttcatt harbors:
- a CDS encoding DEHA2E19448p (similar to uniprot|P34248 Saccharomyces cerevisiae YKL100c), encoding MNYTDVNTTTLHFDQLNLIDKLSILAPYKLYNPSNFINSQINYEIISFVLLISIALSCVVMGAYTTISKPVNALDPNEDMQAKWDGTDNDNCNYYKSTNSDLEMLNIESIGWKHALSLPLIGSVVLYGLYYGLTHFDKDSLMVGLNWYILGMSLFPNYLTYHYLLTVFTRRIQNCFNLQPIFHRYRLTLSKDVDNFPLGVVEPIDKTKFKKVLRHLRKVGVKVIKPNLIKTENQLINCFFDLKFLLILPVSIFVSYGFYRFNPILNSQYPLNQTNWMISDILGINFAVFGINHTRISSFRVAFILLVGLFFYDIYFVFGTKVMVTVATGLDIPIKILIPRSPAIYASNVFVDLYEVLTDSRHWDTPMSILGLGDIVIPGAFVALCLRYDLFKHHEANGKSFHHLQSYPKPYFVVSIISYFIGLLLTVSVLYVYQVGQPALLYIVPCLILGVSLLSLIRGEFGQIFNYSEDIEEPTKEESGDQDSDQDPEDEDSEYSIGDDSEWERLVEEKMEIDEDFEETDLDEIDLLIADQSNPVHVPITYEFESEDDDDTFIIVSDESSDSEEEESSDEDDASVSQSDEE
- a CDS encoding DEHA2E19404p (similar to uniprot|P20424 Saccharomyces cerevisiae YPR088C SRP54 Signal recognition particle (SRP) subunit (homolog of mammalian SRP54)), coding for MIKDICNALLESDVNIKLVAKLRDNIKAKVKTQINDEESSTNKRKKLQKIVFDELCSLVDSHEEPPKPKKLSQQQQKSKTLRGKKATKVTGESHVIMFVGLQGAGKTTSCTKLAVYYKKRGYKVGLVCADTFRAGAFDQLKQNAIKSSIPYYGSYIETDPVKVAYEGVVKFKQEKFDIIIVDTSGRHKQEQSLFNEMIQISEMIVPTQTIMVMDGSIGQAAESQAKAFKESSQFGSIILTKMDGHARGGGAISAVATTKTPIVFIGTGEHATDLEIFKPTSFISKLLGIGDIQSLIEHVQSLNLQDDESHKKTIENFKEGKFTLRDFQTQMNNFMKMGPLTNIASMIPGMSNIMSQVGEEETSSKIKNMIYIMDSMTTKELDSDGRIFTQQPERIIRVARGAGCSAVEVEMVLQQQRMMSAMAVNAKNMGGPQSAPGAPGAPGAGGNNMARMMQQAQQNPGFMQQAMSMFGGAGGAGGAGGAGGMPDMSSMMNNPNMIQQAQQMMRQNPGMMQQAQQMMQNPGMMQKMMSQFGGMGGGMGN
- a CDS encoding DEHA2E19426p (no similarity): MKRCIETTYSSRKQSKHNPSIIEIEALFDFGHVLQKKSDSGKVKKNGDVHKHTTNIPNELISPGGMNTVNRGSTLSWTSASTVDDDNLGAPCTIIPFSYLDLDYDFELPVVNLESDLKLMDTLLFNI